From the genome of Bacteroides sp. MSB163, one region includes:
- a CDS encoding histidine kinase has protein sequence MKVIPIIGNDNSFLYRFLVSSRFRVARHITVIAALLVIACNLVLFSCQGYIEMLGKWTYLLIFNMFLLYGSIFYFNLLYLVPRYLLKQRYLTYILSLSTALIVVFIFQATQEYIVSDIFLVPNIYVGYSKVAFVMDYLSSFPLTLLSIMGGGMTVLLRLWILENQRVMQLEKIRLQSEIGHLKEQLSPSMLFRVLHYSGEQALVNPGKASKMLMKLSQILRYQLYDCSREKVLLNTEIKFLTNYLELEQLVSGKFDFHMNASGETGRTFVFPLLFIPFIQYTVKQIETQEEYPASIGIHLHAEDENIQFNCQISIPCLEPEIELNKIRQRLDLQYGENYRLELTAQSIQLELKGSGK, from the coding sequence ATGAAAGTAATACCTATTATAGGCAATGATAATTCTTTTCTATACCGCTTCCTCGTCAGTTCGCGCTTCCGGGTAGCCAGACATATCACTGTCATCGCGGCACTACTTGTCATAGCCTGTAATCTGGTATTATTCAGTTGTCAGGGCTATATAGAGATGTTGGGTAAGTGGACCTATCTTCTTATCTTCAATATGTTTCTGCTCTATGGTTCCATTTTCTACTTCAATTTGCTCTATCTGGTACCCCGTTACTTGCTCAAACAAAGATATCTGACATATATTCTTTCCCTCTCAACTGCTTTAATCGTAGTTTTTATCTTTCAAGCTACACAGGAGTATATTGTATCCGATATCTTCTTAGTTCCTAACATTTATGTCGGATACTCTAAAGTGGCATTTGTAATGGACTATCTTTCCTCTTTCCCACTAACGCTCCTTAGTATCATGGGCGGTGGCATGACTGTCTTGCTGCGGCTTTGGATACTGGAAAACCAACGAGTGATGCAATTAGAAAAAATCAGGTTGCAGTCTGAAATAGGACATCTGAAAGAACAACTTAGTCCTTCCATGTTATTCCGGGTACTCCACTATTCAGGAGAACAGGCATTGGTAAATCCGGGAAAGGCTTCAAAAATGTTAATGAAACTGAGCCAGATACTCCGGTATCAGTTGTATGACTGTAGCCGGGAAAAAGTGTTGTTAAATACAGAAATCAAATTCCTCACCAATTATTTGGAACTGGAACAACTTGTCTCCGGCAAATTTGATTTCCACATGAACGCATCGGGAGAGACAGGACGTACTTTTGTATTCCCATTGCTTTTCATCCCTTTTATACAGTACACCGTAAAACAAATCGAAACACAGGAAGAATATCCTGCATCCATTGGCATCCATCTGCACGCAGAAGATGAGAATATTCAGTTTAACTGCCAGATATCCATACCTTGTTTGGAACCGGAAATAGAATTAAATAAAATCCGGCAACGTCTTGATTTGCAATACGGAGAGAACTACCGGCTGGAATTAACCGCCCAAAGCATTCAGCTTGAATTGAAAGGAAGTGGAAAATGA
- a CDS encoding efflux RND transporter periplasmic adaptor subunit, with translation MDREIPKEVRNKERNKKIIRYGGIGVASVIVISVLISFMRTGVKTKDLVFSTVDKGTIEVSVSASGKVVPAFEEIINSPINTRIVEIYKKGGDSVDIGTPILKLDLQSVETDYKKLLDEEQMRSYKLNQLRVNNQTKLNDLAMKIKVSAMQLNRKKVELRNEQYLDSLGSGTTDKVRQAELSYNVAQLEYEQLKQQYDNEKEVLAAEYKVQELDFSIFRKGLAEMKRTLDDAQVRSPRKAILTYINNQIGAQVSQGSQLAVISDLSHFKVEGEIADTYGDRVAAGGKAIVKIGSEKLEGTVSSVTPLSKNGVISFTVQLNEDNNRRLRSGLKTDVYVMNAVKEDVMRIANASYYVGRGEYDLFVRDSDKEIVKRKVQLGDSNFEFVEVISGLQPGDQVVVSDMSQYKNKNKLKLN, from the coding sequence ATGGACAGAGAAATTCCGAAAGAAGTGCGTAACAAAGAGCGCAACAAGAAAATTATTCGCTACGGTGGCATCGGCGTGGCAAGTGTAATCGTTATCAGCGTACTCATCTCATTTATGCGTACGGGAGTGAAAACAAAAGATCTGGTGTTTTCTACGGTTGATAAGGGTACGATTGAAGTCAGTGTTAGTGCATCAGGAAAAGTGGTGCCCGCTTTTGAGGAAATCATCAATTCACCTATCAATACCCGAATTGTCGAGATATATAAGAAAGGTGGAGACAGTGTGGATATAGGTACACCGATCTTGAAACTTGACTTGCAGAGCGTGGAGACGGACTACAAGAAATTGCTGGACGAAGAGCAGATGCGCAGCTATAAGTTGAATCAACTTCGGGTGAATAATCAGACCAAACTGAATGATCTGGCTATGAAAATTAAAGTATCGGCCATGCAGTTGAACCGTAAAAAAGTGGAATTGCGTAATGAGCAGTACCTCGACAGCTTGGGTTCGGGAACTACGGATAAAGTGCGTCAGGCAGAACTTAGCTATAACGTAGCCCAGTTGGAATACGAACAACTGAAACAACAATATGATAATGAGAAAGAAGTGCTTGCTGCCGAATATAAAGTTCAGGAGTTGGATTTCAGCATTTTCCGCAAAGGCCTTGCCGAGATGAAGCGTACGCTGGATGATGCACAGGTTCGTTCTCCACGCAAAGCTATCCTTACCTATATTAATAACCAAATCGGCGCACAGGTTTCTCAGGGAAGCCAGCTTGCCGTGATTTCTGATCTTAGCCATTTCAAGGTGGAAGGTGAAATAGCAGATACGTATGGTGACCGTGTGGCCGCCGGTGGCAAAGCGATTGTGAAGATTGGCAGTGAGAAACTGGAAGGTACAGTTAGCAGTGTGACGCCGTTGTCAAAGAATGGAGTGATTTCTTTCACCGTACAATTGAATGAGGATAATAACCGCCGTTTGCGTTCGGGACTGAAGACGGATGTGTATGTGATGAATGCCGTGAAAGAAGATGTGATGCGTATCGCTAATGCTTCTTATTATGTAGGACGTGGCGAGTATGACCTCTTTGTACGCGACTCTGATAAAGAAATCGTGAAACGTAAAGTACAATTGGGTGATAGTAACTTTGAGTTTGTGGAAGTTATCAGTGGCTTGCAGCCAGGTGACCAGGTGGTAGTGAGCGACATGAGCCAGTATAAAAATAAGAATAAGCTGAAGTTGAATTAG
- a CDS encoding carboxypeptidase-like regulatory domain-containing protein gives MDKTKALVIIALLISICSFGKEVSNIPGQASVDNENIPQSSERPVQTLRGVVNDRASGHPIPYATIQLTDIPGLGMMCDSLGRFVLPKVPVGRHSVQASFMGYESATVREILVTSAKEVYLEIALQESVNELNEVVVRAHNRNEAMNKMAVAGARMLSVEEASRYAGGFDDPARLVASFAGVTPSVSNNGISIHGNAPHLLQWRLEDVEIPNPNHFADIATLGGGILSSLSAQVLGNSDFFTGVFPAEYGNAVSGVFDMKLRNGNNQRNENTFQVGIMGIDFASEGPLSKKHKASYIFNYRYSTTGLLNVDLGGKMDYQDLNFKLNFPTRHAGTFAVWGTALLDKYKSSLEKNPDKWDYLEDAGQGRSTQYMAAGGVTHRYFFNENTLLKTTLAGTYSDQEAIQTTYDREFNPSPNIDQNSRSTNLILTSSLNRKVNNRFTNKTGLTFTQMFYNMNLELVPFIDQPLETISKGDGNTCLISAYNSSAWGINDKLSLNFGLHGQLLTLNNRWTLEPRASLKWQTNTRTSFALAYGMYSRMEKMDVYFVKTQSTGDRSVNKNLDFTKAHHLMLSFAYKVSENTSLKVEPYIQFLYDVPVMRDSSFSVLNRDEFFVENALVNKGRGRNFGVDFTWERALNKGLYYMITASLFDSRYCGGDGVWHNTRFNRKYVLNGLIGKEWMLGRNKQNILSVNLKLTLQGGERYAPIDVEATMDHPDKEVQYNETRAYSIQRSPMLIGNYTVSYRINKRHVSHEFSVKGLNFTGSKEFIQHLYNIKTGKIEASEQKTGLTNISYKIEF, from the coding sequence ATGGATAAAACTAAAGCATTAGTAATAATTGCATTGCTAATTTCAATTTGCTCTTTCGGAAAAGAAGTTTCTAATATCCCCGGACAAGCATCGGTTGATAATGAGAATATCCCACAAAGTAGTGAACGCCCCGTACAAACGCTGCGAGGAGTAGTCAATGACCGGGCATCAGGACATCCTATTCCGTATGCTACGATACAGTTGACGGATATTCCGGGATTAGGGATGATGTGCGATAGTCTCGGACGTTTCGTACTTCCAAAAGTTCCGGTAGGCCGTCATTCTGTACAAGCCTCTTTCATGGGATATGAGTCAGCGACTGTACGGGAGATTCTGGTGACTTCCGCTAAGGAAGTTTATCTGGAAATAGCTTTGCAGGAAAGCGTAAACGAACTGAACGAAGTAGTGGTCCGTGCGCACAACCGGAACGAAGCCATGAATAAAATGGCCGTCGCAGGAGCACGTATGCTCAGCGTGGAAGAAGCGAGTCGCTATGCAGGTGGATTTGATGATCCGGCCCGACTGGTCGCTTCATTTGCCGGAGTAACGCCAAGCGTTTCCAATAATGGTATATCCATCCACGGTAATGCCCCGCATTTATTGCAGTGGCGACTGGAAGATGTGGAAATTCCCAATCCAAACCATTTCGCAGATATCGCCACTTTAGGAGGTGGAATTCTGTCCTCACTCAGTGCACAGGTTTTAGGAAACTCCGACTTCTTCACAGGTGTTTTTCCGGCAGAATACGGCAATGCTGTTTCCGGTGTCTTCGACATGAAACTACGCAACGGAAACAACCAGCGAAATGAAAACACATTCCAGGTAGGTATCATGGGAATAGATTTCGCCTCCGAAGGTCCGTTAAGCAAGAAACATAAGGCTTCGTATATCTTCAATTACCGCTACTCCACTACAGGATTACTGAACGTTGACTTAGGTGGAAAGATGGACTATCAAGACCTGAACTTCAAACTAAACTTCCCTACCCGCCACGCAGGTACCTTTGCCGTATGGGGTACTGCATTACTTGACAAATACAAAAGCTCACTCGAAAAGAATCCGGATAAATGGGATTACCTGGAAGATGCCGGACAGGGACGTTCTACGCAGTACATGGCAGCCGGAGGTGTTACCCATCGCTACTTCTTTAATGAAAACACGTTGCTGAAAACCACACTTGCCGGAACGTATTCCGACCAAGAGGCCATACAAACCACTTATGACAGAGAATTTAATCCTTCACCTAACATCGATCAGAATAGCAGAAGCACAAACCTGATACTGACTTCGTCACTGAACCGGAAAGTAAATAACCGTTTTACCAATAAAACCGGATTAACCTTTACACAAATGTTCTACAACATGAATTTAGAACTCGTTCCATTCATTGATCAACCGTTGGAAACAATCTCAAAAGGAGACGGAAACACCTGTTTGATTTCAGCCTACAACAGTTCTGCATGGGGAATAAACGATAAACTAAGCCTGAACTTCGGCCTGCACGGACAATTACTCACACTGAATAATCGTTGGACCCTTGAGCCACGTGCCAGCCTGAAATGGCAAACAAATACTCGGACTTCCTTTGCTTTGGCTTATGGTATGTATAGCCGTATGGAAAAAATGGACGTTTACTTTGTAAAGACGCAAAGTACCGGTGACCGATCAGTAAACAAAAACCTCGATTTCACCAAAGCACACCATCTGATGCTTTCATTCGCCTATAAGGTTTCAGAAAATACAAGTCTGAAAGTGGAACCTTACATTCAGTTCCTATACGATGTGCCTGTCATGCGCGATAGTTCTTTTTCAGTACTTAACCGAGATGAATTTTTCGTGGAAAATGCTTTAGTGAACAAAGGACGAGGGCGCAACTTCGGTGTAGACTTCACTTGGGAACGAGCACTGAACAAAGGCCTCTACTACATGATAACTGCCTCCCTATTCGATTCTCGTTATTGCGGTGGCGACGGTGTCTGGCACAACACGCGCTTTAACCGAAAATATGTATTGAACGGGCTAATCGGCAAAGAATGGATGCTGGGACGCAACAAACAAAACATTCTCAGTGTCAACCTGAAGCTCACTTTGCAAGGCGGAGAACGCTATGCTCCGATAGATGTGGAAGCAACGATGGATCATCCCGATAAAGAAGTGCAGTATAATGAAACGCGGGCATATTCCATTCAGCGTTCTCCAATGTTGATTGGTAATTATACAGTAAGCTACCGCATCAATAAACGACATGTATCTCATGAATTCTCCGTGAAAGGCCTCAACTTTACGGGCAGCAAAGAGTTCATCCAGCATCTTTATAATATAAAAACAGGAAAGATAGAGGCAAGTGAACAGAAAACAGGTCTGACCAATATCAGCTACAAAATAGAGTTTTAA
- the cdd gene encoding cytidine deaminase, which yields MKDLTLQIDIKIYDYNELSDADRQLMDAAREATQRSYAPYSHFSVGAAARLANGMVVTGTNQENAAYPSGLCAERTTLFYANSQYPDQAVETLAIAARNERDFLDDPIPPCGACRQVMLETEKRFKQPMRILLFGKKGIYEMKSVGALLPLSFDASSME from the coding sequence ATGAAAGATTTGACCTTACAAATTGACATTAAAATATACGATTATAATGAATTAAGTGATGCTGACCGCCAACTGATGGATGCCGCACGCGAAGCTACCCAACGCAGTTATGCCCCCTACTCGCACTTCTCCGTGGGTGCCGCTGCACGTTTGGCAAATGGTATGGTTGTCACAGGTACCAATCAAGAAAACGCAGCTTATCCATCGGGACTTTGTGCCGAACGTACTACCTTGTTTTATGCAAACTCCCAATATCCCGATCAGGCAGTAGAAACACTTGCCATTGCTGCACGCAATGAACGGGATTTTTTGGATGATCCGATTCCACCCTGTGGTGCATGCCGTCAAGTGATGCTTGAAACAGAAAAACGCTTCAAACAACCGATGCGCATTTTACTCTTCGGGAAAAAGGGTATTTACGAAATGAAGAGTGTAGGCGCTTTGCTGCCTTTGTCATTTGACGCATCTTCTATGGAATAA
- a CDS encoding glucosaminidase domain-containing protein, with translation MNRINAIRLTVILALLVCTVAAQAQRRNTRYVEYIEKYAPLAVQQMKEHKIPASITLAQGLLESGAGQSALARKSNNHFGIKCGSNWRGRTVRHDDDARNECFRAYSNPRDSYEDHSAFLKRGARYAFLFDLKVTDYKGWARGLKKAGYATDPSYANRLITIIEDYDLYKYDSRGMSKREARKWEKELKKKPWLANPHQVYIANDIAYVVARDGDTFRFLGGEFDISWKKLVKYNDLHKDYTLEAGDIIYLKAKKKKASKPYTVYIVRDGDSMHSISQKYGVRLKNLYKMNRKDAEYIPEVGDRLRLR, from the coding sequence ATGAATAGAATTAACGCTATCAGACTCACTGTAATCCTGGCACTTCTGGTTTGTACCGTTGCCGCCCAGGCGCAGCGCCGGAATACCCGTTACGTGGAATATATAGAGAAGTATGCTCCGCTTGCTGTACAACAAATGAAGGAACACAAGATACCTGCCAGTATTACCCTGGCACAAGGGCTTCTTGAAAGCGGTGCCGGACAGAGCGCACTGGCACGCAAAAGTAATAATCATTTCGGCATTAAATGCGGTAGTAACTGGCGTGGACGTACGGTGCGTCATGATGATGATGCTCGCAATGAATGTTTTCGTGCATACAGCAATCCCAGGGACTCTTATGAAGATCACTCCGCTTTTCTGAAAAGGGGTGCGCGTTACGCTTTCCTGTTTGATCTGAAAGTTACAGATTATAAAGGTTGGGCGCGCGGTCTGAAGAAAGCCGGATATGCAACTGATCCCTCTTATGCTAATCGACTGATAACAATCATAGAGGATTATGACCTTTATAAGTATGACAGTCGTGGCATGAGTAAGCGTGAAGCCCGTAAGTGGGAAAAGGAGTTGAAGAAGAAACCCTGGCTGGCTAATCCGCATCAGGTATATATAGCTAATGACATAGCTTATGTCGTGGCTCGTGATGGCGATACTTTCCGCTTTCTGGGTGGAGAGTTCGATATTAGCTGGAAGAAACTGGTGAAGTATAATGACCTGCATAAAGATTACACTTTGGAAGCCGGTGATATTATCTATCTGAAAGCGAAAAAGAAGAAAGCTTCCAAACCGTATACTGTTTATATTGTGAGAGACGGAGACTCCATGCATTCCATTTCTCAAAAGTATGGCGTACGCTTGAAGAATCTGTATAAGATGAACCGCAAAGACGCTGAGTATATTCCTGAAGTGGGAGACAGGTTGAGGCTGAGATAA
- a CDS encoding ATP-binding protein, whose amino-acid sequence MKSTDSEQEEVGMELEQYRTRLEQMVEEKSKDLIAIQENLEATNRRQALFIKVLQILQLEPDIPTAMNMALAEIGRYTGVDRLATWENHLDGITYGCTNEWCNDGIEPAIDYLRSMTIEAGKPWFDMLEENHIICTSDIYSLDPFITQMLEIQGVKAIAVFPLSQLGVHFGFLSFNFCWNKQWDEKDVELMSQISQIVSTATKRWQVETSLQLSQRTMQKVLDNINANIFVCDYDTQKVLFANKPFREEAGQVSENAECWKMLNAGLNGLCAHCPKPQLLDADRKFTGVHFWEDYNPITERWYTIQSMAIKWLDGRWAIMELATDITTRKQVELELILAKEKAEESDRLKSAFLANMSHEIRTPLNAIVGFSSLLAEADDDERESYMSLVEENNELLLNLISDILDISKIEAGTVELIITRVDVARLCREVISTCSHKKHDEAVVLRFDESSPQIMVDADKNRIMQVLSNFITNALKFTTKGSVTLSYRLKDDGLLHFCVTDTGKGIPAEQQHEIFSRFVKLDSFSQGAGLGLSICQSLVERMGGQIGVNSREGEGSCFWFTHPYTLDASLDSDAATKGGEQAIKIVPRNYKPLLLVAEDIDSNYLLIEALLRKDYRLLRAHDGNEAIDLFNTQAPDLIFMDMKMPGMNGIDTVVMLREGGAQMPIIALTAFAYDDDRALALNVGCNDFLTKPVSPLELRRMVSKWIEK is encoded by the coding sequence ATGAAATCTACTGATTCCGAACAAGAAGAAGTCGGTATGGAACTGGAACAGTACCGTACCCGGCTCGAACAAATGGTCGAAGAAAAATCTAAAGACCTGATTGCCATTCAAGAGAATCTGGAAGCAACCAACCGGCGGCAGGCGTTGTTTATTAAGGTACTGCAAATACTTCAATTGGAACCAGATATTCCCACAGCCATGAATATGGCACTTGCAGAAATCGGTCGTTATACTGGTGTTGATCGTTTGGCAACATGGGAAAACCACCTTGACGGAATTACGTACGGATGTACCAATGAATGGTGTAACGATGGTATTGAACCGGCTATAGATTACTTGCGGAGTATGACTATTGAAGCGGGGAAGCCTTGGTTTGACATGCTCGAAGAAAACCATATTATCTGTACGTCTGATATTTATTCACTCGATCCCTTTATTACTCAGATGCTTGAAATTCAGGGTGTAAAAGCTATTGCTGTTTTTCCTTTGTCACAGTTAGGGGTGCATTTTGGCTTCCTGTCATTTAACTTTTGCTGGAATAAGCAGTGGGACGAAAAAGATGTGGAACTAATGAGCCAAATATCGCAAATTGTATCTACCGCTACGAAACGCTGGCAAGTAGAAACTTCCCTGCAATTGTCTCAGCGAACCATGCAAAAGGTATTGGATAATATCAATGCCAATATCTTTGTTTGTGATTATGATACACAGAAGGTGCTTTTTGCAAATAAGCCTTTCAGGGAAGAAGCCGGACAGGTTTCGGAAAATGCAGAATGCTGGAAAATGCTGAATGCAGGGTTGAATGGATTGTGTGCGCATTGCCCGAAACCACAGTTGCTCGATGCTGATCGCAAATTTACAGGTGTTCATTTCTGGGAAGACTATAATCCAATTACCGAACGTTGGTATACCATCCAGAGTATGGCGATAAAATGGCTCGACGGACGATGGGCAATCATGGAATTGGCCACTGATATTACTACTCGTAAACAGGTAGAACTGGAGTTGATTCTGGCTAAGGAAAAAGCGGAAGAGTCGGATAGACTAAAATCAGCATTCCTTGCGAACATGAGCCATGAAATACGCACTCCTTTGAATGCTATCGTGGGCTTTTCAAGTCTGCTTGCCGAAGCCGATGATGATGAGCGTGAATCGTACATGTCTCTGGTAGAGGAGAACAACGAACTGCTGCTTAATCTTATTTCTGATATTTTGGATATTTCTAAAATTGAGGCCGGTACGGTAGAGCTTATTATAACAAGAGTGGATGTGGCCCGACTTTGCCGCGAAGTCATTTCCACCTGCTCGCATAAAAAACATGATGAGGCGGTGGTGTTACGTTTTGACGAAAGTTCACCTCAGATAATGGTTGATGCCGATAAGAATCGAATTATGCAGGTGCTTTCTAACTTCATAACCAACGCTTTAAAATTTACAACCAAGGGATCGGTTACTCTTTCTTATAGATTGAAAGATGACGGTCTGCTGCATTTTTGTGTAACGGATACCGGTAAAGGTATTCCTGCTGAACAGCAGCATGAGATTTTCAGTCGTTTTGTAAAACTCGACTCTTTTTCACAGGGTGCCGGTCTTGGTTTGTCTATATGTCAGAGTTTAGTAGAACGGATGGGAGGACAGATTGGAGTAAACTCCCGTGAAGGAGAAGGTTCGTGTTTCTGGTTTACACATCCGTATACACTCGATGCCTCATTGGATTCGGATGCTGCAACAAAGGGTGGAGAGCAAGCTATAAAGATTGTTCCAAGGAACTATAAACCTCTACTTCTGGTGGCCGAGGATATAGATAGTAACTATTTGTTGATCGAGGCGCTTCTCAGGAAGGATTACCGTCTGCTGAGAGCACATGACGGCAATGAAGCTATAGACCTTTTCAATACTCAAGCTCCTGATCTCATTTTTATGGATATGAAGATGCCGGGTATGAACGGGATAGATACAGTCGTTATGTTAAGGGAAGGCGGTGCTCAGATGCCCATCATAGCACTTACGGCATTTGCTTATGACGATGATAGGGCATTGGCGCTCAATGTGGGTTGCAATGACTTTTTGACCAAACCTGTTTCGCCACTCGAGTTGCGCAGGATGGTCAGTAAATGGATAGAGAAATAA
- a CDS encoding ABC-F family ATP-binding cassette domain-containing protein: MSIIIRDLSYVHSDKEILFQHLNLIINPGNKMALTGNNGCGKSTLMKIIAGDLSATKGTVSRPEHLYYVPQHFGQYDDQTIAQALRIDDKLEALHAILNGDVSEKHFTTLNDDWNIEERTQATLSAWGMDSIPLSRLMDGLSGGEKTRIFLAGMELHSPTAILLDEPTNHLDTAGRQRLYDLVQRTPAIVLVISHDRALLNLLPTICELSSTGLTFYGGNYDFFKEQKGIRLNALQEQLEEKQKALRLARKTARELAEQKAKQNVRGEKAAIKKGIPRIMMGAMKNRAEVSTNKLKSMHTEKAEKLQQDMQNIKSALPLAEKLKTNFNASTLHEGKILATAKELNFQYPDAPQPMWKIPLSFQLRSGNRFYIEGNNGSGKTTLLKLLCGDLSAVSGTLDRIDFSTVYLNQEYSLIHNEYSILEQAEYFNRRHLPEHELKTILNRYLFPAATWNKSCRLLSGGEKMRLSFCCLMIADNTPDVFILDEPTNNLDIESIEIITATIRDYAGTVIAISHDKEFLKEINCKSWVKLGSK; encoded by the coding sequence ATGAGTATTATTATCAGAGATCTTAGTTATGTCCATTCCGACAAAGAAATCCTGTTCCAACATTTGAACCTCATTATCAATCCGGGGAATAAAATGGCACTGACCGGAAACAACGGTTGTGGAAAATCCACTTTAATGAAGATTATTGCAGGAGATTTATCCGCTACAAAGGGAACTGTCAGTCGTCCGGAACATCTTTACTATGTGCCGCAACATTTCGGGCAATATGATGATCAGACTATTGCACAGGCTTTAAGGATAGATGACAAACTAGAAGCTTTGCATGCCATCCTGAATGGAGATGTATCCGAAAAACATTTCACCACACTAAATGATGACTGGAATATTGAAGAACGTACCCAAGCTACCTTGTCTGCTTGGGGAATGGATAGTATTCCCCTCTCCCGCCTGATGGACGGATTAAGTGGAGGAGAAAAAACACGTATCTTCCTTGCCGGTATGGAACTACACTCACCTACCGCTATTTTACTGGATGAACCAACAAATCATCTAGATACAGCAGGAAGACAACGGCTATATGATCTTGTACAGCGTACTCCTGCCATTGTACTTGTCATCAGCCACGACCGGGCTTTACTAAACCTATTACCTACCATTTGTGAATTATCTTCTACCGGACTGACTTTCTATGGTGGCAATTATGATTTTTTTAAAGAACAAAAGGGTATCCGGTTGAATGCTTTGCAAGAACAATTAGAAGAAAAGCAAAAAGCTCTGCGACTTGCCCGAAAAACAGCCCGTGAATTGGCAGAACAGAAGGCAAAACAAAATGTACGGGGTGAGAAAGCTGCCATCAAAAAAGGAATCCCCCGTATTATGATGGGTGCCATGAAGAACAGAGCGGAAGTAAGCACTAATAAACTGAAAAGTATGCATACTGAAAAAGCGGAAAAGTTGCAACAGGACATGCAGAACATTAAGAGTGCTTTACCTCTTGCAGAGAAATTAAAAACGAATTTCAATGCTTCCACCCTGCATGAAGGTAAGATATTGGCTACTGCAAAGGAACTGAACTTTCAATATCCGGACGCTCCCCAGCCTATGTGGAAAATCCCGTTGAGTTTTCAGTTACGGAGTGGCAACCGCTTCTATATTGAAGGCAATAACGGCAGCGGCAAAACCACATTGTTGAAACTGCTTTGCGGAGATCTTTCTGCCGTCAGCGGAACACTTGACCGTATTGATTTCAGCACAGTTTATCTGAATCAGGAATATTCTCTTATCCATAATGAATATAGTATTCTGGAACAGGCGGAATATTTCAATCGGCGCCATCTGCCGGAGCATGAGCTGAAAACTATATTGAATCGTTATCTCTTCCCGGCAGCTACATGGAACAAGTCTTGCAGATTACTTAGTGGTGGAGAAAAGATGCGCCTTTCCTTCTGTTGCCTGATGATTGCAGATAATACCCCGGATGTTTTCATACTGGACGAACCGACCAATAATCTGGATATTGAAAGTATCGAGATCATTACAGCAACCATCCGGGACTATGCAGGAACGGTAATTGCCATATCACATGATAAGGAATTTCTGAAAGAAATAAACTGTAAATCATGGGTTAAGTTAGGAAGCAAATAG